One genomic segment of Myxococcales bacterium includes these proteins:
- a CDS encoding methyltransferase domain-containing protein: MRLKPTTARHFATDSLFDRVARVVCEANCLPRKELFESWQVARRVRRRFRGGRVVDLACGHGLVAQLLLLLDDTSASALAVDRRIPASASKLLVAMSAAWPKLAGRVTLVEADIESVPLFATDVVVSAHGCGTLTDVVLARAAAAGARVAVLPCCHDEVTCDLGGLGGWVDLSLAIDVTRARALAARGYRVHTQLLAEEVTPKNRLLLAEPLR; encoded by the coding sequence GTGCGCCTCAAGCCGACCACGGCTCGTCACTTCGCGACCGATTCGCTCTTCGACCGCGTCGCGCGCGTCGTGTGCGAGGCGAATTGCCTCCCGCGAAAGGAGCTCTTCGAGTCGTGGCAGGTGGCGCGCCGCGTGCGCCGTCGCTTCCGCGGTGGTCGCGTCGTCGACCTTGCTTGTGGGCACGGACTCGTCGCGCAGCTCCTCCTCTTGCTCGACGACACCTCGGCGTCGGCGCTCGCCGTGGATCGGCGCATTCCCGCGAGCGCCTCCAAGCTGCTCGTGGCCATGAGCGCCGCGTGGCCGAAGCTCGCCGGCCGGGTCACCCTCGTCGAGGCTGACATTGAGTCGGTGCCGCTCTTTGCCACCGACGTCGTGGTCTCGGCCCACGGCTGCGGCACTCTCACGGACGTCGTCTTGGCGCGCGCCGCCGCCGCTGGCGCGAGAGTCGCCGTTCTGCCTTGTTGCCACGACGAGGTCACCTGTGACCTCGGGGGCCTTGGCGGGTGGGTCGATCTCTCGCTCGCCATCGACGTGACGCGCGCGCGCGCCTTGGCGGCGCGCGGGTACCGCGTGCACACGCAGCTCTTGGCGGAAGAGGTCACGCCGAAGAATCGCCTCCTCTTGGCGGAGCCGCTCCGATGA